A window of Mangifera indica cultivar Alphonso chromosome 13, CATAS_Mindica_2.1, whole genome shotgun sequence contains these coding sequences:
- the LOC123195135 gene encoding probable leucine-rich repeat receptor-like protein kinase At1g68400 has product MVAIHYFISSLYFVFCLFSLSLSNSDFNALLSFKASVSDPNNSLSSWLNSTQPCTHPWFGVTCNPSTHRVIKLVLENLNLTGPVQPLSQLSQLRLLSLKNNSLYSLNNLNLSSCPHLKNIYLSHNRFRGIFPSGVSNIRRLHRLDLSYNFFTSEIPMTELARLPSLLTLRLEANSFTGTLDTADSISLSLTDFNISKNKLSGEIPSWMSRFPVSSFGGNENLCGRPLASDCSNRTAESEASRSSSRRLRDIIVLVIVLFDVVAIVAAVVTITWCCYKRKRNRRGGGGFRNETEMKPGTHHNARYGGEQEAEMVLFEGCQKGFTKVGDLLKASAELLGKGCVGTTYKVVMEGGDVVVKRIRERKKKKEVEEWLNVIGGLRHCNIVNLRAYCNTKDELLLVYDFLPNGSLHALLHGDRGPGRTPLEWTKRLKLASDSAKGLAFLHGYDKVKLFHGHLSSSNIVVDQMGNACISDTGVHQLLHTPLLINNAYKAPEVKSNNGSSFSQRKYTQKCDVYSFGVVLLEILTGKMETGDGESSIVLWVQRTWAEENPWEVFDFELIRDKEMEEEMRALLQVAGLCLSPLPKDRPKMSLVHRMIEDIRTKGSIDGGNSFMNNLSSDSSPSLSETTLN; this is encoded by the exons ATGGTGGCTATTCACTATTTCATTTCATCTCTGTACTTTGTCTTCTGtttgttttctctttcactCTCAAACTCTGATTTCAATGCTTTACTATCTTTCAAGGCCTCTGTATCCGACCCTAATAACTCTCTTTCTTCCTggctcaactcaactcaacctTGTACTCACCCATGGTTCGGAGTCACCTGCAACCCTTCGACTCACCGAGTCATCAAACTTGTTCTCGAGAACTTGAACCTAACTGGCCCTGTTCAACCATTGAGCCAACTCAGCCAACTCAGACTTCTCAGCCTCAAGAACAATTCCCTTTATTCCTTAAACAACTTGAACCTTTCTTCGTGCCCTCATTTAAAGAACATCTACCTCTCTCACAACCGATTCCGCGGAATATTTCCTTCCGGAGTATCCAATATCCGCCGCCTCCACAGACTTGATTTGTCGTACAATTTTTTCACCAGTGAAATTCCGATGACCGAGTTGGCTCGCTTGCCCAGTTTGTTGACTCTGCGGCTAGAGGCGAATTCCTTCACCGGAACTCTCGACACAGCTGACTCAATTTCTCTGTCGCTAActgattttaatatttcaaagaaCAAACTGTCCGGCGAGATTCCGTCGTGGATGTCACGTTTTCCTGTAAGTTCATTCGGCGGGAACGAAAATCTCTGCGGTCGGCCTTTGGCGTCGGATTGTTCAAATCGGACGGCGGAGTCTGAGGCATCACGATCAAGCTCAAGGAGATTGAGAGATATAATAGTCCTAGTAATCGTTCTATTCGACGTGGTGGCAATTGTAGCGGCAGTCGTGACAATCACGTGGTGTTGttacaagagaaaaagaaaccGTCGTGGTGGTGGTGGGTTCCGCAACGAAACGGAAATGAAGCCTGGTACCCACCATAACGCCAGATACGGTGGCGAACAAGAAGCGGAAATGGTGTTGTTTGAGGGGTGTCAGAAGGGTTTTACAAAGGTTGGCGATTTGCTAAAAGCATCAGCCGAATTGTTAGGAAAAGGGTGTGTGGGAACCACCTATAAGGTTGTGATGGAGGGCGGTGATGTAGTTGTCAAGAGGATCagggaaaggaagaagaagaaggaggttGAAGAATGGCTCAACGTGATTGGTGGATTGAGGCACTGTAATATTGTGAATCTCAGAGCATATTGTAACACCAAGGATGAATTGCTTCTGGTTTATGATTTTCTTCCAAACGGAAGCCTGCACGCACTCTTGCACG GAGATAGAGGACCGGGAAGGACTCCATTAGAATGGACTAAAAGGTTAAAACTAGCTTCTGATTCTGCGAAGGGCTTAGCTTTTCTTCATGGTTACGATAAAGTTAAGCTTTTTCATGGGCATCTTTCGTCATCTAATATTGTCGTTGATCAGATGGGCAATGCTTGTATATCTGATACCGGTGTCCACCAGCTTTTGCATACACCCCTTTTAATAAACAACGCCTATAAAGCCCCAGAGGTGAAGTCTAACAACGGCAGCAGCTTTAGCCAAAGAAAATATACGCAGAAATGTGATGTTTACAGCTTTGGGGTGGTGTTGTTGGAGATTTTAACTGGGAAAATGGAGACCGGAGATGGAGAATCGAGTATAGTGTTGTGGGTGCAGAGGACTTGGGCAGAAGAGAATCCATGGGAGGTGTTTGATTTCGAGTTAATTAGAGACAAAGAAATGGAGGAGGAAATGCGGGCTCTGTTGCAAGTTGCTGGGCTCTGCTTGTCTCCTTTACCAAAAGATCGTCCCAAGATGAGCTTGGTGCATAGGATGATTGAAGATATTAGGACCAAAGGTTCAATTGATGGCGGAAATTCATTCATGAATAATCTATCTTCGGATTCTTCCCCATCTCTGTCTGAAACTACCCTTAATTAA